The following proteins come from a genomic window of Microbacterium lemovicicum:
- a CDS encoding glycoside hydrolase family 3 protein, whose product MSNDAPALDDRPWLDSALPIEERVDLLIAEMTPEEKAGLLFHTMLGVGDLEQANRAFDLPSGREYVTELHMTHFNVLGAAPTGRELAAWHNALQRLAASTRLGIPVTLSTDPRHSFSDNPGAAINSGPFSQWPETMGLAAIGDADLVERFGDIARQEYTAVGMRVALHPQVDLATEPRWARGSATFGEDADLTSRMGAAYIRGFQGAAFGPGSVSTMTKHFPGGGPQKDGEDPHFAYGREQVYPGGRFELHLKPFEAAFEAGTRQIMPYYGMPVGTEHEEVGFGFNRSVITGLLRERFGFDGVVCTDWRLLTDSVILGDTHPARAWGVEHLSPKERAKKVLDAGADQFGGEACPELVLELLAEGGLTMDRLDVSVRRLLREKFALGLFDDPFVDEDEADRIVGRADFRAEGEAAQRASVTLLADTGILPLATGTRLYVEGIDAQTAAAYGTVVDDPADADVAILRLHAPFETRATAFENFFHAGSLDFPVEVIAHVREVAAAVPTVVDVLLDRPAILEPLADVAAALTANWGVSAAALLDVLTGAAVAKGRLPFDVPRSMAAVEASRPDVPFDTADPLFRFGHGLDLPAR is encoded by the coding sequence ATGAGCAACGACGCCCCGGCCCTCGACGACCGCCCCTGGCTCGACTCGGCGCTGCCGATCGAGGAGCGCGTCGACCTCCTCATCGCGGAGATGACGCCGGAGGAGAAGGCCGGTCTGCTCTTCCACACCATGCTCGGCGTGGGCGACCTCGAGCAGGCCAATCGGGCGTTCGACCTCCCGTCCGGCCGCGAGTACGTGACCGAACTGCACATGACGCACTTCAACGTCCTCGGCGCGGCTCCCACCGGCCGGGAGCTCGCGGCCTGGCACAACGCGCTGCAGCGGCTCGCAGCATCCACTCGTCTCGGCATCCCCGTGACGCTGTCGACCGATCCGCGGCATTCGTTCAGCGACAACCCCGGCGCCGCGATCAACTCCGGACCCTTCTCGCAGTGGCCCGAGACGATGGGCCTCGCCGCCATCGGCGATGCCGACCTCGTCGAGCGCTTCGGAGACATCGCGCGCCAGGAGTACACCGCCGTCGGCATGCGGGTCGCCCTGCACCCGCAGGTCGATCTGGCCACCGAGCCGCGGTGGGCGCGCGGCTCGGCGACCTTCGGCGAGGACGCCGATCTCACCTCGCGCATGGGGGCGGCGTACATCCGCGGCTTCCAGGGCGCGGCGTTCGGTCCGGGATCCGTCTCGACCATGACGAAGCACTTCCCGGGCGGCGGCCCGCAGAAGGACGGCGAGGATCCGCACTTCGCCTACGGGCGTGAGCAGGTCTACCCCGGCGGGCGGTTCGAGCTGCACCTGAAGCCGTTCGAGGCGGCGTTCGAGGCCGGCACCCGCCAGATCATGCCGTACTACGGCATGCCGGTCGGCACCGAGCACGAGGAGGTCGGCTTCGGGTTCAACAGGTCGGTCATCACCGGACTCCTGCGCGAGCGCTTCGGCTTCGACGGCGTCGTCTGCACCGACTGGCGCCTGCTGACCGACTCGGTCATCCTCGGCGACACCCATCCGGCGCGCGCGTGGGGCGTCGAGCACCTGTCGCCGAAGGAGCGGGCGAAGAAGGTCCTGGATGCCGGAGCCGACCAGTTCGGCGGTGAGGCGTGCCCCGAGCTCGTCCTCGAGCTCCTCGCCGAGGGCGGCCTCACCATGGACCGGCTCGACGTGTCCGTCCGCCGCCTGCTCCGCGAGAAGTTCGCGCTCGGCCTGTTCGACGACCCCTTCGTCGATGAGGACGAGGCCGACCGCATCGTCGGTCGCGCCGACTTCCGCGCGGAGGGCGAGGCCGCCCAGCGCGCGTCGGTGACCCTCCTCGCCGACACGGGCATCCTTCCGCTCGCCACCGGCACGCGGCTCTACGTCGAGGGGATCGATGCGCAGACGGCCGCCGCCTACGGCACCGTCGTCGACGACCCCGCCGACGCCGACGTCGCGATCCTCCGCCTCCACGCGCCGTTCGAGACGCGCGCGACCGCGTTCGAGAACTTCTTCCACGCGGGTTCGCTCGACTTCCCCGTCGAGGTGATCGCGCACGTCCGCGAGGTGGCCGCTGCCGTGCCCACCGTCGTCGACGTGCTCCTGGACCGGCCGGCGATCCTCGAGCCGCTGGCGGATGTCGCGGCCGCCCTCACCGCGAACTGGGGGGTCAGCGCGGCCGCGCTCCTCGACGTCCTCACGGGCGCGGCCGTGGCGAAGGGCCGGCTGCCGTTCGATGTGCCGCGCAGCATGGCGGCGGTCGAGGCATCCCGTCCCGACGTCCCGTTCGACACCGCCGACCCGCTGTTCCGCTTCGGCCACGGACTGGACCTGCCGGCGCGCTAA
- a CDS encoding alpha/beta fold hydrolase, with amino-acid sequence MPRPSVHVRPLLRSWFVDDLQLRTRTSTGAVGSARTYVLIHGIGMSHRYLMRLHGELAASGATVHTFDLPGFGGLPKPGHDLDAGDMADALATVLDRLDVGAAVLVGQSMGTQWAAELAAHRPDLAAAVVLIGPVSDERHRSFAGQAVALAVDTLRESPDANLLVFTDYLRCGIPWYLVQLRHMLTYRLEETVSRIEAPVLVLRGGRDPIAGVEWSRRLRDRARRGSLVSVPGHAHNAQHSAPRAVAAAIEAFAAAQSAMATT; translated from the coding sequence ATGCCTCGACCCTCCGTGCACGTCCGCCCGCTGCTGCGGTCGTGGTTCGTCGACGACCTCCAGCTCCGCACGCGCACGTCGACCGGGGCCGTGGGCAGTGCGCGGACGTACGTGCTGATCCACGGGATCGGGATGTCGCACCGTTACCTCATGCGCCTCCACGGCGAGTTGGCGGCTTCCGGCGCGACCGTCCACACCTTCGATCTGCCCGGGTTCGGCGGCTTGCCGAAGCCCGGACACGACCTCGACGCCGGAGACATGGCGGACGCCCTCGCCACGGTGCTCGACCGGCTCGACGTCGGTGCCGCCGTGCTGGTCGGACAGTCGATGGGCACCCAGTGGGCGGCCGAGCTCGCGGCCCATCGCCCCGACCTGGCCGCCGCCGTGGTGCTGATCGGGCCGGTGTCCGACGAGCGGCATCGCTCCTTCGCGGGGCAGGCGGTCGCCCTCGCCGTCGACACGCTCCGGGAGTCGCCGGACGCGAACCTGCTCGTCTTCACCGACTACCTGCGGTGCGGCATCCCGTGGTACCTCGTGCAGCTCCGCCACATGCTGACCTACCGACTGGAGGAGACGGTGTCGAGGATCGAGGCCCCGGTGCTCGTGCTGCGCGGCGGTCGCGACCCGATCGCCGGCGTCGAGTGGTCGCGCCGGCTGCGCGACCGCGCCCGCCGCGGATCCCTGGTGAGCGTCCCGGGCCACGCGCACAACGCGCAGCACTCCGCGCCGCGCGCGGTCGCCGCTGCGATCGAGGCGTTCGCGGCGGCGCAGAGCGCGATGGCGACGACGTGA
- a CDS encoding esterase/lipase family protein, translated as MTLLRNLAWWVQDYTYAAIWQVRAAFDRTTPESFGTGPGVPLVILPGVYETWQFLQPLITALHDRGHPVHVVAPARRNQRPVADIARQVEDYLVAHGLTDVVLVAHSKGGLVGKQVMTGGEGAERVRGMVAVATPFGGSLYARFMLGRTLRSFSPANATILALSRSTDVNARIVSIYGRFDPHIPEGSELAGAKNVELETGGHFRILAHPRVMAEVAALAE; from the coding sequence ATGACGCTGCTGCGCAACCTGGCCTGGTGGGTGCAGGACTACACCTATGCCGCCATCTGGCAGGTGCGGGCGGCCTTCGACCGCACGACCCCCGAGAGCTTCGGGACCGGACCCGGCGTGCCCCTGGTCATCCTCCCCGGCGTCTACGAGACGTGGCAGTTCCTGCAGCCGCTCATCACCGCGCTGCATGATCGCGGCCATCCCGTGCACGTGGTGGCACCCGCGCGCCGCAATCAGCGCCCGGTCGCCGACATCGCGCGGCAGGTGGAGGACTACCTCGTCGCGCACGGCCTCACCGACGTGGTGCTCGTGGCGCACAGCAAGGGCGGGCTCGTCGGCAAGCAGGTCATGACCGGCGGGGAGGGGGCGGAACGCGTGCGCGGCATGGTCGCCGTCGCGACGCCCTTCGGCGGATCGCTCTACGCGCGGTTCATGCTCGGCCGCACGCTGCGGAGCTTCTCGCCGGCGAACGCGACGATCCTCGCGCTCTCGCGCTCCACAGACGTCAACGCGCGCATCGTCTCGATCTACGGGCGCTTCGACCCGCACATCCCGGAGGGCAGCGAACTCGCCGGCGCCAAGAACGTCGAGCTCGAGACCGGCGGCCACTTCCGCATCCTCGCCCACCCGCGGGTGATGGCCGAGGTGGCCGCGCTCGCGGAGTAG
- a CDS encoding acyl-CoA dehydrogenase: MADAAVRPHRPATSRRTPAGGAPRAPHTPEEASEARIDVAAVTDLLLGTWGETRREAREMIKDPAFWQVAGMPMDQHRERVLTQLHLLVEAGGSRRAFPTEYGGLDNNGANIAGFQELVLADPSLQIKSGVQWGLFGSAVHQLGTKKHHDAWLPGIIDLSIPGAFAMTETGHGSDVAALGTTATYDPATEEFVIHTPFRGAWKDYLGNAALHGKAATVFAQLITGGVDYGVHCFFVPLRDDEGNFLPGVGGEDDGVKGGLNGIDNGRLHFDQVRVPRFNLLDRYGQVAADGTYTSEIASPGRRFFTMLGALVQGRVSLDGSATTATALALYISLTYAGQRRQFDSGAGTDEVTLLDYGKHQRRLIPLLAQNYAQFFAHDELLKKFDGVFSGRTDTSEEREDLETLAAALKPLSTWNALNTIQESREACGGSGFLAENRMVDLHHDLDVFVTFEGDNNVLLQLVGKRLLADYAAQFKGADTAALAKFAVGQTAGRVFHGAGLRQLGQAVADFGSTARSVELGLRVEQQHELLAGRVQQMVADVAGALRPASKLSRAEAAALFNRHQSELIEAGRAHAELLQWEAFSDGVARIDDEGTRRVLTWLRDLFGLHLIEKHLAWYLINGRLSAQRASAVSRYIDRLTSRLRPHVQDLVDAYGFAPEHVRAPIASGAEQRRQDEAREHYRRLRESGEAPVSEKSLKKK; the protein is encoded by the coding sequence ATGGCCGACGCCGCCGTTCGCCCCCACCGCCCCGCCACGAGCAGGCGCACGCCCGCCGGAGGTGCTCCCCGCGCCCCGCACACCCCGGAAGAGGCCTCGGAGGCGCGCATCGACGTCGCCGCCGTGACCGACCTCCTGCTCGGAACCTGGGGCGAGACGCGCCGTGAGGCGCGCGAGATGATCAAGGACCCCGCGTTCTGGCAGGTCGCCGGCATGCCGATGGACCAGCACCGCGAGCGCGTGCTCACCCAGCTGCACCTCCTCGTCGAGGCGGGCGGCTCGCGCCGCGCGTTCCCCACGGAGTACGGCGGACTCGACAACAACGGCGCCAACATCGCCGGCTTCCAGGAGCTCGTGCTGGCCGACCCCAGCCTGCAGATCAAGTCGGGCGTGCAGTGGGGCCTGTTCGGCTCCGCGGTGCACCAGCTCGGCACAAAGAAGCACCACGACGCATGGCTGCCGGGCATCATCGACCTGTCGATCCCGGGGGCCTTCGCGATGACCGAGACCGGGCACGGATCGGATGTCGCGGCGCTCGGCACGACGGCGACGTACGACCCCGCGACCGAGGAGTTCGTCATCCACACGCCGTTCCGCGGCGCCTGGAAGGACTACCTCGGCAACGCCGCCCTGCACGGCAAGGCCGCGACCGTCTTCGCGCAGCTCATCACCGGCGGCGTCGACTACGGCGTGCACTGCTTCTTCGTGCCCCTGCGCGACGACGAGGGAAACTTCCTCCCCGGCGTCGGCGGCGAGGACGACGGCGTCAAGGGCGGTCTGAACGGCATCGACAACGGCCGCCTGCACTTCGATCAGGTGCGCGTCCCGCGCTTCAACCTGCTCGACCGCTACGGCCAGGTCGCCGCCGACGGCACGTACACCAGCGAGATCGCCAGCCCCGGCCGCCGCTTCTTCACGATGCTGGGCGCACTGGTGCAGGGGCGCGTGTCGCTCGACGGCTCCGCCACGACCGCGACCGCCCTCGCCCTCTACATCTCGCTGACCTACGCGGGCCAGCGCCGGCAGTTCGACTCCGGCGCGGGCACCGACGAGGTCACGCTGCTCGACTACGGCAAGCACCAGCGGCGCCTCATCCCGCTGCTCGCCCAGAACTACGCGCAGTTCTTCGCGCACGACGAGCTGCTGAAGAAGTTCGACGGCGTCTTCTCGGGCCGCACCGACACCTCCGAGGAGCGCGAAGACCTCGAGACCCTCGCCGCCGCACTGAAGCCGCTCTCGACCTGGAACGCCCTGAACACGATCCAGGAGTCGCGCGAGGCCTGCGGCGGCTCGGGCTTCCTCGCCGAGAACCGCATGGTCGACCTGCACCACGACCTCGACGTGTTCGTCACCTTCGAGGGTGACAACAACGTGCTGCTGCAGCTCGTCGGCAAGCGCCTGCTCGCCGACTACGCCGCGCAGTTCAAGGGCGCCGACACCGCCGCGCTCGCGAAGTTCGCCGTCGGTCAGACCGCCGGTCGGGTGTTCCACGGCGCGGGCCTCCGCCAGCTCGGCCAGGCCGTCGCTGATTTCGGCTCGACCGCCCGATCGGTGGAGCTCGGGCTGCGCGTCGAGCAGCAGCACGAGCTCCTCGCGGGGCGCGTGCAGCAGATGGTGGCCGATGTCGCGGGTGCCCTCCGTCCCGCGTCCAAGCTCTCCCGCGCCGAGGCCGCCGCCCTGTTCAACCGCCACCAGAGCGAACTCATCGAGGCCGGTCGCGCCCACGCCGAGCTGCTCCAGTGGGAGGCGTTCAGCGACGGCGTCGCGCGCATCGACGACGAGGGCACGCGCCGGGTGCTCACCTGGCTGCGCGACCTCTTCGGTCTGCACCTCATCGAGAAGCACCTGGCCTGGTACCTCATCAACGGGCGTCTCTCGGCGCAGCGGGCTTCCGCGGTGAGCCGCTACATCGACCGTCTGACCTCGCGCCTGCGCCCCCACGTGCAGGATCTCGTCGACGCCTACGGCTTCGCGCCGGAGCACGTGCGCGCACCCATCGCCTCCGGTGCCGAGCAGCGCCGCCAGGACGAGGCCCGCGAGCACTACCGCCGCCTGCGCGAGTCGGGCGAGGCGCCCGTCTCCGAGAAGTCGCTCAAGAAGAAGTAG
- a CDS encoding DNA-3-methyladenine glycosylase I, with amino-acid sequence MSTDVLLGPDGRARCAWVGDDDEYRRYHDEEWGRPLHGDRKLFEKMSLEGFQAGLSWITILRKRPRFREVFAGFDPETVAAFGEADVERLMTDAGIIRNRAKILATIGNARLVRDMADGELDALLWSFAPPPRPAPGAFADVPATTPESAAMSAELRRRGFRFVGPTTMYALMQSGGMVDDHVAGCWRAA; translated from the coding sequence GTGAGCACCGACGTCCTCCTCGGACCCGACGGCCGCGCGCGCTGCGCGTGGGTCGGTGACGACGACGAGTACCGCCGCTACCACGACGAGGAGTGGGGGCGCCCGCTGCACGGCGATCGGAAGCTGTTCGAGAAGATGAGCCTCGAGGGCTTCCAGGCCGGCCTCTCCTGGATCACGATCCTCCGCAAGCGACCGCGCTTCCGCGAGGTGTTCGCCGGCTTCGACCCCGAGACCGTCGCCGCCTTCGGCGAGGCGGACGTCGAGCGCCTGATGACGGATGCCGGGATCATCCGCAACCGCGCGAAGATCCTCGCCACCATCGGCAACGCGCGCCTCGTGCGCGACATGGCCGACGGAGAGCTCGACGCGCTGCTGTGGTCGTTCGCGCCACCGCCGCGCCCGGCCCCCGGCGCCTTCGCCGACGTGCCCGCGACGACGCCGGAGTCCGCGGCGATGAGCGCGGAGCTCCGCCGCCGCGGCTTCCGCTTCGTCGGGCCGACCACCATGTACGCGCTCATGCAGTCCGGCGGGATGGTCGACGACCACGTCGCGGGCTGCTGGCGCGCTGCCTGA
- a CDS encoding ATP-binding cassette domain-containing protein — translation MTDDARPAAASAPSPDSHDVLRVVGARENNLKNVTVDIPKRRLTVFTGVSGSGKSSLVFATIANESQRLINETYPTFVQQFMGQLSRPEVDALENISPAIVVDQERMGANARSTVGTATDVHAMLRILFSRLGQPHVGSPQAFSFNVPSVSGAGAITIATGSGAGRKERRSFEITGGMCPHCEGLGTASDLDLDALLDKTKSLAQGAILVPGYTVDGWMVRAYTESGFLDPDKPIQDFTEQERADFLYKEPTKVRIQSINMTYEGLVPKITKSMLQKDRDGLQPHVRAFVDAAVTFMPCPECGGTRLNEGARSSRIGGVNIADAAAMQISDLAAWLATVDDPEVAPLMAGLRDTVGSFLDIGLGYLSLDRASGSLSGGESQRIKMIRHVGSPLTDITYVFDEPTAGLHPHDIQRMNALLQQLRDKGNTVLVVEHKPEVIEIADHIIDLGPGAGRHGGEVRYTGDVAGLRRSDTITGRHLDDRARLKPSTRIATRSLPIRGATQHNLKAVDVDIPLGILTVVTGVAGSGKSSLIHGNVPAFDDVVVVDQTPIKGSRRSSPATYTGLLDTIRAAFAKANGVKPALFSANSAGACPACRGLGVIITTLGFTQTVETLCELCQGTGFSDEVLEYTLDGKNIAEVLALSASEALEFFPKGPAALTLARMVDVGIGYITLGQALNTLSGGERQRLKLAISMAKKGAVYVLDEPTTGLHLADIDNMLGMLDRLVEAGNSVIVIEHHQAVMAHGDWIIDLGPGAGHDGGRVVFEGTPADLVAAGGTLTATHLAAYVAG, via the coding sequence ATGACCGACGACGCGCGCCCGGCCGCAGCATCCGCTCCGTCGCCCGACAGCCATGATGTGCTGCGGGTCGTCGGCGCCCGGGAGAACAACCTCAAGAACGTCACCGTCGACATCCCGAAGAGGCGCCTCACCGTCTTCACGGGGGTGTCGGGCTCGGGCAAGTCATCGCTCGTGTTCGCGACGATCGCGAACGAGTCGCAGCGGCTGATCAACGAGACGTACCCGACCTTCGTGCAGCAGTTCATGGGGCAGCTCAGCCGGCCCGAGGTCGACGCGCTCGAGAACATCAGCCCGGCGATCGTCGTCGACCAGGAGCGGATGGGTGCCAACGCGCGCTCGACCGTCGGCACGGCGACCGACGTGCACGCCATGCTCCGCATCCTCTTCAGCCGCCTGGGTCAGCCCCACGTCGGCTCGCCGCAGGCCTTCTCGTTCAACGTCCCCTCCGTCTCCGGCGCGGGCGCCATCACGATCGCCACCGGCTCCGGCGCGGGACGCAAGGAGCGCCGGTCGTTCGAGATCACCGGGGGGATGTGCCCGCACTGCGAGGGGCTCGGCACCGCGTCCGACCTCGATCTCGACGCCCTCCTCGACAAGACGAAGTCGCTGGCCCAGGGAGCGATCCTCGTGCCCGGGTACACCGTCGACGGCTGGATGGTGCGCGCCTACACCGAGTCGGGCTTCCTCGACCCCGACAAGCCGATTCAGGACTTCACGGAGCAGGAGCGCGCCGACTTCCTCTACAAGGAGCCGACGAAGGTCCGCATCCAGAGCATCAACATGACCTACGAGGGTCTCGTGCCCAAGATCACGAAGAGCATGCTCCAGAAAGACCGCGACGGCCTGCAGCCGCACGTCCGCGCGTTCGTCGACGCCGCGGTGACCTTCATGCCCTGCCCCGAGTGCGGCGGCACGCGCCTCAACGAGGGCGCGCGGTCGTCGCGCATCGGCGGGGTCAACATCGCGGATGCCGCGGCGATGCAGATCAGCGACCTCGCGGCCTGGCTCGCCACCGTCGACGACCCGGAGGTCGCGCCGCTCATGGCCGGCCTGCGCGACACCGTCGGCTCGTTCCTCGACATCGGACTCGGCTACCTCTCGCTCGACCGCGCCTCGGGCAGCCTGTCGGGCGGGGAGTCGCAGCGCATCAAGATGATCCGCCACGTCGGCTCGCCCCTCACCGACATCACCTACGTCTTCGACGAGCCCACCGCCGGCCTGCACCCCCACGACATCCAGCGCATGAACGCGCTCCTGCAGCAGCTGCGCGACAAGGGCAACACCGTGCTCGTGGTGGAGCACAAGCCCGAGGTGATCGAGATCGCCGATCACATCATCGACCTCGGGCCGGGCGCCGGACGGCACGGCGGCGAAGTCCGGTACACGGGCGATGTGGCGGGCCTGCGACGCTCCGACACGATCACCGGACGCCACCTCGACGATCGCGCTCGGCTGAAGCCTTCGACGCGCATCGCCACCCGGTCACTGCCGATCCGGGGCGCGACGCAGCACAACCTCAAGGCCGTCGACGTCGACATCCCGCTCGGCATCCTCACGGTCGTCACCGGCGTCGCGGGATCGGGCAAGTCATCGCTCATCCACGGCAACGTTCCCGCCTTCGACGACGTGGTCGTCGTCGACCAGACCCCGATCAAGGGCTCGCGCCGCAGCAGCCCCGCCACCTACACCGGCCTGCTCGACACCATCCGCGCCGCCTTCGCGAAGGCGAACGGCGTGAAGCCCGCCCTCTTCAGCGCGAACTCCGCCGGCGCTTGCCCCGCCTGCCGCGGGCTCGGTGTGATCATCACCACCCTGGGCTTCACGCAGACCGTCGAGACGCTCTGCGAGCTGTGCCAGGGCACCGGGTTCAGCGACGAGGTGCTCGAGTACACGCTCGACGGCAAGAACATCGCGGAGGTGCTCGCGCTCTCCGCGTCCGAAGCGCTCGAGTTCTTCCCGAAGGGGCCGGCGGCGCTCACGCTCGCCCGTATGGTCGACGTGGGCATCGGCTACATCACGCTCGGACAGGCGCTCAACACCCTGTCGGGCGGCGAGCGGCAGCGCCTGAAGCTCGCGATCTCGATGGCCAAGAAGGGGGCGGTCTACGTCCTCGACGAGCCCACCACGGGCCTGCACCTGGCCGACATCGACAACATGCTCGGGATGCTCGACCGACTCGTCGAGGCGGGCAACAGCGTCATCGTCATCGAGCACCACCAGGCCGTGATGGCCCACGGCGACTGGATCATCGATCTCGGTCCCGGAGCGGGCCACGACGGCGGCAGGGTCGTGTTCGAGGGCACGCCGGCAGATCTGGTCGCCGCGGGCGGGACGCTCACCGCGACCCACCTCGCCGCCTACGTCGCCGGCTGA
- a CDS encoding recombinase family protein, with amino-acid sequence MSETTRASGGTADAAATAPLHLPHVAADCPKCFTELQSDHNWWRARPAGSRLVGLVISREDMPSIVAQRDELTRFGVPIEGFRHPSPETMETWEQRLVRLFGTLRAGDVLVVATVHALGRDIDEETRTVAELHRRGVVVKVLGAGGRHLYDAGR; translated from the coding sequence ATGAGCGAGACGACGAGGGCGTCGGGCGGGACAGCGGATGCCGCGGCCACCGCGCCCCTGCACCTCCCCCATGTCGCGGCGGACTGCCCCAAGTGCTTCACCGAGCTGCAGAGCGACCACAACTGGTGGCGCGCCCGGCCGGCCGGCTCCCGCCTGGTCGGGTTGGTCATCTCCCGCGAGGACATGCCGTCGATCGTGGCCCAGCGTGACGAGCTGACGCGGTTCGGTGTGCCGATCGAGGGGTTCCGGCATCCGTCCCCGGAGACGATGGAGACGTGGGAGCAGCGCCTCGTGCGCCTGTTCGGCACGCTCCGCGCGGGTGACGTGCTCGTCGTGGCCACGGTGCACGCCCTGGGCCGCGACATCGACGAGGAGACCCGCACCGTCGCCGAGCTGCACCGCCGCGGTGTCGTGGTGAAGGTGCTGGGCGCCGGCGGCCGGCACCTCTACGACGCCGGGCGCTGA
- a CDS encoding cation:proton antiporter — protein MTDQLVIALTFVIVIALTTAVAPRLGIAGPLALVAIGAGVSLLPFMHIDPIDPEIILVGVLPPLLYSAAVSLPAIEFRRDLRPIAGLSVLLVLVSAVALGLFFFWAIPDLGLALSIGLGAILSPTDAVATTIAKRLGISPRVITIVEGESLLNDATALVLLRTAVAAFAAGAVSWGAAIGSFAWGVFLALIIGGLVGYLNLLVRERVSHSAANTAISFVVPFVAYLPTEHLGGSGLVASVVAGIVTGQGAARRFTPEQRLSDELNWRTIELMLEGAVFLLMGLELKEIVAANMSAERGLGHGLALAGVAFLILVAVRALYVTVLIALQGRSSRRAEAHGRDRLDHFAERVEHAAAQPPGGSASALGRRLPSDPERREKWVGVARRRISRTVADLDYYRASPLGWRHGSIIVWSGMRGVVTLAAAQTLPADAPHRHLLVLTAFLVAAGSLLLQGTTLPRVARMLKLTSEAPAGPSAAEERAIDDELRAAASRELVGDDTTIVRRDGSPFPDGLVERVGARFTTPPDDDTSMLGRDLIELRLAMIGVMRRRLLELSSEGSYSTLALRHALAELDADEISIQLRLGDRA, from the coding sequence GTGACCGATCAGCTCGTCATCGCGCTGACGTTCGTCATCGTCATCGCGCTGACGACGGCGGTCGCGCCGCGGCTGGGCATCGCGGGGCCTCTCGCGCTCGTCGCCATCGGCGCCGGGGTCAGCCTGCTGCCGTTCATGCACATCGACCCGATCGATCCCGAGATCATCCTCGTCGGCGTGCTGCCTCCTCTGCTGTACTCGGCCGCGGTGTCGCTGCCGGCCATCGAGTTCCGGCGCGACTTGCGTCCGATCGCGGGTCTGTCGGTGCTGCTCGTGCTCGTCAGCGCGGTCGCGCTCGGGCTCTTCTTCTTCTGGGCGATCCCCGACCTCGGTCTCGCCCTGTCGATCGGGCTCGGCGCCATCCTGAGTCCGACGGATGCCGTCGCCACCACGATCGCGAAGCGGCTGGGCATCTCACCGCGCGTGATCACGATCGTCGAGGGCGAAAGCCTGCTCAACGACGCCACGGCCCTCGTGCTGCTGCGCACAGCGGTGGCTGCCTTCGCCGCCGGCGCCGTCTCGTGGGGCGCGGCGATCGGCAGCTTCGCGTGGGGTGTGTTCCTCGCGCTCATCATCGGCGGACTCGTCGGCTACCTGAACCTCCTCGTGCGCGAGCGTGTGTCGCACTCGGCGGCCAACACGGCCATCAGCTTCGTCGTGCCGTTCGTCGCCTACCTGCCCACGGAGCACCTCGGCGGCTCCGGCCTCGTCGCTTCGGTGGTCGCGGGCATCGTGACCGGCCAGGGCGCCGCCCGCCGTTTCACCCCTGAGCAGCGCCTGTCGGACGAGCTGAACTGGCGCACGATCGAGCTGATGCTCGAGGGCGCGGTCTTCCTCCTCATGGGCTTGGAGCTCAAGGAGATCGTCGCCGCCAACATGTCGGCCGAGCGGGGTCTCGGCCACGGGCTCGCCCTCGCCGGGGTCGCCTTCCTCATCCTCGTCGCCGTGCGGGCGCTGTACGTCACCGTGCTGATCGCGCTCCAGGGCCGCTCGAGCAGGCGGGCCGAGGCGCACGGCCGCGACCGCCTCGACCACTTCGCCGAGCGGGTCGAGCACGCGGCGGCGCAACCGCCCGGCGGATCCGCGTCCGCCCTCGGTCGGCGGCTGCCCAGCGACCCGGAGCGCCGGGAGAAGTGGGTCGGCGTCGCGCGCCGCCGGATCTCGCGCACCGTCGCCGACCTCGACTACTACCGGGCATCGCCCCTCGGCTGGCGGCACGGCTCGATCATCGTGTGGTCGGGGATGCGGGGCGTGGTCACCCTGGCCGCCGCCCAGACCCTGCCCGCCGATGCCCCGCACCGGCACCTGCTGGTGCTCACCGCGTTCCTCGTCGCCGCGGGGAGCCTCCTCCTGCAGGGCACGACGCTCCCCCGCGTCGCCCGCATGCTGAAGCTCACGAGCGAGGCACCCGCCGGCCCGTCGGCCGCCGAGGAGCGCGCGATCGATGACGAGCTGCGGGCAGCAGCCTCCCGTGAGCTGGTCGGGGACGACACGACGATCGTGCGCCGTGACGGGTCACCGTTCCCGGACGGACTGGTCGAACGCGTCGGCGCCCGCTTCACGACACCGCCCGACGACGACACGAGCATGCTCGGGCGCGACCTGATCGAGCTGCGACTGGCGATGATCGGCGTCATGCGCCGGCGCCTCCTCGAGCTGTCATCCGAGGGGAGCTACAGCACCCTCGCGCTCCGGCACGCGCTGGCCGAGCTCGACGCCGACGAGATCAGCATCCAGCTGCGACTGGGCGACCGCGCCTGA